A region of Candidatus Cloacimonadota bacterium DNA encodes the following proteins:
- the rocD gene encoding ornithine--oxo-acid transaminase, with translation MELEEKYGAHNYHPLPVVLAKGEGVFLWDPEGNRYYDFLSAYSAVNQGHCHPKIIQALIDQAKELTLTSRAFFNNKLGEYEKYITEYFGYDMVLPMNSGAEGVETALKLARKWAYQAKGVEKDGAIIVFAENNFHGRTLAVVSASTDPDCYEGFGPFMPGIAKIPYNSPEALKDYLEKHGKNVAAFIVEPIQGEAGVFVPDEGYLKTCYDLCKEHNVLFIADEIQTGIARTGKLLACDYEDVRPDILILGKALAGGVLPVSAVLADRGIMLTIKPGQHGSTFGGFPLACAVAKASLEVVKEENLAARAFELGEKFRAALRAINNPMIKLVRGKGLLNAIVVEPKNGYEAWDVCLKLKERGVLCKPTHRHIIRLAPPLVITEEQLNEVAKIIEEVFNAI, from the coding sequence ATGGAACTGGAAGAGAAGTACGGAGCGCACAACTACCACCCACTGCCGGTGGTGCTGGCCAAAGGCGAGGGAGTGTTCCTCTGGGATCCCGAAGGAAACCGTTATTACGATTTCCTTTCGGCCTACTCCGCCGTGAACCAGGGACACTGCCATCCCAAGATCATCCAGGCCCTCATCGACCAGGCCAAGGAACTCACTCTCACCTCCCGGGCGTTTTTCAACAACAAGCTGGGTGAATACGAAAAGTATATCACCGAGTATTTCGGCTACGACATGGTGCTGCCGATGAACTCCGGCGCGGAAGGCGTGGAAACGGCCCTCAAGCTGGCCCGCAAATGGGCCTACCAGGCGAAGGGCGTGGAAAAGGACGGCGCGATCATCGTTTTCGCCGAAAACAACTTCCACGGCCGCACCCTGGCGGTGGTTTCAGCCTCCACGGATCCCGACTGCTATGAAGGTTTCGGGCCCTTTATGCCCGGCATCGCCAAGATCCCCTACAATTCCCCGGAAGCCCTGAAAGACTATCTGGAAAAGCACGGCAAGAATGTGGCTGCCTTCATCGTGGAGCCCATCCAGGGCGAAGCTGGCGTCTTCGTTCCGGACGAAGGCTACCTGAAAACCTGCTATGACCTCTGCAAAGAGCACAACGTGCTGTTCATCGCCGACGAGATCCAGACCGGCATAGCCCGCACGGGCAAACTACTGGCCTGCGATTACGAGGACGTCCGCCCGGACATCCTGATCCTCGGCAAGGCCCTGGCTGGCGGCGTGCTGCCGGTTTCAGCCGTTTTGGCCGACCGCGGGATCATGCTCACCATCAAGCCCGGCCAGCACGGCTCCACCTTCGGCGGTTTCCCCCTCGCCTGCGCGGTAGCCAAAGCTTCGCTGGAAGTGGTGAAAGAAGAAAACCTGGCTGCCCGCGCCTTTGAGCTGGGCGAGAAATTCCGGGCCGCCCTGAGGGCCATCAACAACCCGATGATCAAGCTGGTGCGCGGCAAAGGCCTGCTGAACGCGATCGTGGTGGAGCCCAAAAACGGCTACGAGGCCTGGGACGTTTGCCTCAAGCTGAAGGAACGCGGCGTGCTTTGCAAGCCCACCCACCGCCACATCATCCGCCTGGCACCACCCCTGGTGATAACCGAAGAACAGCTGAACGAAGTGGCGAAGATCATTGAAGAAGTCTTCAACGCCATCTGA
- the era gene encoding GTPase Era, protein MNDRPDFRSGFVAIIGKPNTGKSTLMNRILGEKLSITSPKPQTTRYAIKGILNRPDCQIIFIDTPGYLKPRYELQERMQRIWSDAFKDVDLVLFMSDVQRFPTQYDTEVLEHLKHVRTPQIAVFNKLDLDPGVNRDFFLNQLPDSFTATLFISAATGEGIPELLDKLMFHIPYHEPYYQEDQLSDLPLRFFAQEVVREAIFHNFAQEIPYAAAVLIEKYTEEADRVVIDAVIWLERQSQKPIIIGIRGENLARIRKHAETQLSAWLETEVQVHLWVKIKPGWRKKSTALKELGFD, encoded by the coding sequence ATGAACGATCGCCCGGACTTCCGCAGCGGCTTCGTGGCCATCATCGGCAAGCCGAATACCGGCAAATCGACCCTGATGAACCGGATTCTGGGTGAAAAGCTTTCCATCACCTCGCCCAAGCCCCAAACCACGCGTTACGCCATCAAGGGCATCCTCAACCGCCCCGACTGCCAGATCATCTTCATCGACACCCCCGGCTACCTCAAACCCCGCTACGAGCTGCAGGAGCGCATGCAGAGGATCTGGAGCGACGCTTTCAAAGACGTGGATCTGGTGCTGTTCATGAGCGACGTGCAGAGGTTTCCCACCCAATACGACACCGAGGTGCTGGAACACCTCAAACACGTGCGCACGCCTCAGATAGCCGTGTTCAACAAGCTGGACCTCGATCCCGGAGTGAACCGCGATTTCTTTTTGAACCAGTTGCCGGATTCCTTCACGGCTACGCTGTTCATCTCCGCAGCCACCGGCGAAGGCATTCCCGAACTGCTGGACAAGCTGATGTTCCACATCCCCTATCACGAGCCCTACTATCAGGAGGACCAGCTTTCCGACCTGCCTCTGCGCTTTTTCGCCCAGGAAGTGGTGCGCGAAGCGATCTTCCACAATTTCGCCCAGGAAATTCCCTACGCCGCGGCTGTGCTGATCGAGAAATACACGGAGGAAGCGGACAGGGTGGTGATCGACGCGGTGATCTGGCTGGAGCGGCAGAGCCAGAAGCCCATCATCATCGGCATAAGGGGCGAGAACCTGGCCAGGATCCGCAAACACGCCGAAACACAGCTTTCCGCCTGGCTGGAAACGGAAGTGCAGGTGCATCTCTGGGTGAAGATCAAGCCGGGTTGGCGAAAAAAATCAACAGCTTTGAAGGAATTGGGCTTCGATTGA
- a CDS encoding type III pantothenate kinase, producing the protein MHSNREEKATLVVDIGNTNITCGIYQSDQMTWFARFHSSHSRTADEYYSLLKPLLSGLSGESISSIAMASVVPELTRIWQHLFQKYLQAGVWELTALSVPGLSYKVPDPSFIGADLIANAYGAWRKYGTSCLILDLGTATKVQLVSAEGCFEGTAIAPGLKTGADQLFEKAALLSPIELTAPAVLLGTNTRDALLSGIVQGHAFMLENYVRQVKLHYFDHKDMRVILTGGIADLVKPLVPAADIVDKSLTLDGIHLACKDSR; encoded by the coding sequence ATGCACTCAAACAGAGAAGAGAAAGCCACTCTGGTAGTGGACATCGGAAACACGAACATCACCTGCGGGATCTACCAAAGCGACCAAATGACCTGGTTTGCCAGGTTCCACAGCTCCCACAGCCGCACCGCCGACGAGTATTACTCGCTGCTGAAACCGCTGCTGAGCGGCCTCAGCGGGGAGTCCATCAGCTCGATCGCCATGGCCAGCGTGGTTCCGGAACTCACCCGCATCTGGCAGCATCTCTTCCAGAAATATCTGCAGGCCGGGGTCTGGGAACTCACCGCCCTCAGCGTGCCCGGGCTTAGCTACAAGGTGCCGGATCCTTCCTTCATCGGCGCTGACCTGATCGCCAACGCCTACGGGGCCTGGCGCAAATACGGAACTTCATGCCTCATCCTCGACTTGGGCACCGCCACCAAGGTGCAGCTGGTTTCCGCGGAGGGATGTTTTGAAGGCACCGCCATCGCTCCTGGGCTGAAAACCGGGGCCGACCAGCTGTTTGAAAAAGCCGCCCTGCTTTCCCCGATCGAGCTCACCGCGCCTGCCGTGCTGCTGGGCACCAACACCCGCGACGCCCTCCTTTCCGGGATCGTGCAGGGCCACGCCTTCATGCTGGAAAACTACGTCCGCCAGGTGAAACTCCACTACTTCGACCACAAGGACATGCGTGTGATCCTCACCGGCGGGATCGCCGACCTGGTGAAGCCCCTTGTCCCCGCTGCGGACATCGTGGACAAATCCCTCACCCTGGACGGTATCCACCTGGCCTGCAAAGACAGCCGCTGA
- a CDS encoding aldo/keto reductase, which yields MRYRTMPKSKDKLSALGLGLMRLPQTKAGRIDEKKALAMLQYALEQGVNYFDTAWGYHDGASEPLLGKFVAQNDRSRFYIATKLPCWLVKTRADMDSYLNQQLERLRTDHVDYYLLHALNQRSWKEMLRLGVLDWLEGARADGRIRHIGFSFHDKYPVFKQIVERYDWDFCQFMLNFLDTHYQAGLNGSKLAAAKGMGIIAMEPLRGGKLVQQVPDAVKDVWAKSKHDWSPVQRALNWIWNLDSVSVNLSGMSNLDQLKENIRLANSFKRGQIDERELGLYKQARLEYIHRIAIPCSACRYCLPCPHGVAIPSVFGHYNEAMMFGEKERHKQEYQGWIPAAARADKCVNCGVCLSKCPHHIPIPEWMETVAEYFGD from the coding sequence ATGCGATATAGAACCATGCCCAAATCCAAAGACAAGCTCTCGGCCCTGGGCCTCGGCCTGATGCGCCTGCCGCAGACAAAAGCCGGCAGGATCGATGAAAAAAAGGCCCTCGCCATGCTGCAATACGCGCTGGAACAGGGTGTGAACTATTTCGACACCGCCTGGGGCTATCACGACGGCGCCAGCGAACCCCTGCTGGGCAAATTTGTGGCCCAAAACGACCGCTCCAGGTTTTACATCGCCACCAAACTGCCCTGCTGGCTGGTGAAAACCCGCGCCGACATGGACAGCTACCTGAACCAACAGCTCGAACGGCTGCGGACCGATCACGTGGACTACTACCTGCTCCACGCCCTCAACCAGCGTTCCTGGAAAGAAATGCTGCGCCTGGGCGTTCTGGACTGGCTGGAGGGCGCTCGCGCCGACGGCAGGATCCGCCACATCGGCTTTTCCTTCCACGACAAGTATCCTGTCTTCAAACAGATCGTCGAGCGCTATGACTGGGATTTCTGCCAGTTCATGCTGAACTTTCTCGATACCCATTACCAGGCCGGCCTGAACGGTTCTAAACTAGCCGCAGCCAAGGGCATGGGCATCATCGCCATGGAGCCATTGCGCGGCGGAAAACTGGTGCAGCAGGTGCCGGACGCCGTGAAAGACGTCTGGGCCAAGAGCAAACACGACTGGAGCCCGGTCCAGCGCGCCCTGAATTGGATCTGGAACCTGGATTCCGTTTCGGTGAACCTCTCCGGCATGAGCAACCTGGACCAGCTGAAGGAAAACATCCGCTTGGCCAACTCCTTCAAGCGCGGCCAGATCGACGAGCGCGAACTTGGCCTTTACAAACAGGCCCGCCTGGAATACATCCACCGCATCGCCATTCCCTGCTCCGCATGCCGCTACTGCCTGCCCTGTCCTCATGGGGTGGCCATCCCCTCAGTGTTCGGGCACTACAACGAAGCGATGATGTTCGGCGAAAAAGAACGCCACAAACAGGAATACCAGGGCTGGATCCCCGCCGCCGCCCGAGCGGATAAATGCGTCAACTGCGGCGTATGCCTCAGCAAATGTCCCCACCACATCCCCATCCCGGAGTGGATGGAGACCGTGGCCGAGTATTTCGGAGACTGA